One Pseudomonas rhizophila DNA window includes the following coding sequences:
- a CDS encoding AI-2E family transporter, which produces MLNNDRLLVQILLLVLFGASFWVMAPFWSALFWGAVLAFASWPLMRLLTRWVNGRESLAAALLTVGWMVLVAVPLVWLGFNLADHVRDATAFIKNVQVDGLPDPPVWLAGLPLVGGRLVGIWNSIDQQGAAMMVSVRPYLGQVGNWLLARSAQIGGGILELTLSIVFVFFFYRDGPRLAVFVHGLLERLIGDRAGYYIELVAGTVQRVVNGVIGTAAAQAVLALIGFLIAGVPGALVLGIVTFLLSLIPMGPPLVWIPATAWLVWKGEYGMAVFLGIWGTFIISGVDNVLKPYLISRGGNLPLVIVLLGVFGGLIAFGFIGLFIGPTLLAVAYSLLTDWSKSQAR; this is translated from the coding sequence ATGCTCAATAACGATCGGCTGTTGGTGCAGATCCTGCTCCTGGTGTTGTTCGGTGCAAGCTTCTGGGTGATGGCTCCGTTCTGGTCGGCGCTGTTCTGGGGCGCGGTGCTGGCGTTTGCCAGTTGGCCGCTGATGCGCCTGTTGACCCGCTGGGTCAATGGTCGTGAGTCGCTGGCGGCGGCTTTGCTGACCGTAGGCTGGATGGTGCTGGTGGCGGTGCCGCTGGTGTGGCTGGGCTTCAACCTGGCTGATCATGTACGCGACGCCACGGCATTTATCAAGAACGTGCAGGTCGATGGCCTGCCTGATCCCCCGGTATGGCTGGCGGGCTTACCGCTGGTGGGGGGGCGGTTGGTGGGCATCTGGAACAGCATCGATCAGCAAGGTGCAGCCATGATGGTGTCCGTCAGGCCGTACCTGGGTCAGGTCGGCAACTGGCTGCTGGCTCGCAGTGCCCAAATCGGCGGTGGCATTCTCGAACTGACCCTGAGCATTGTGTTTGTGTTCTTTTTCTACCGTGACGGCCCGCGTCTGGCGGTGTTCGTGCACGGGTTGCTGGAGCGTCTGATCGGCGACCGTGCCGGTTACTACATCGAACTGGTGGCCGGTACGGTGCAGCGTGTGGTCAACGGCGTGATCGGCACCGCGGCGGCCCAGGCGGTGCTGGCGCTGATTGGTTTCCTGATCGCTGGCGTACCGGGGGCATTGGTGCTGGGCATCGTCACCTTCCTGCTCAGCCTGATTCCCATGGGGCCGCCCCTGGTCTGGATCCCCGCCACGGCGTGGCTGGTGTGGAAGGGCGAATACGGGATGGCGGTGTTCCTGGGGATCTGGGGCACCTTCATCATCAGCGGTGTGGACAACGTGCTCAAACCCTACCTGATCAGCCGTGGCGGAAACCTGCCGTTGGTGATCGTATTGCTGGGGGTGTTCGGTGGCTTGATTGCCTTCGG
- a CDS encoding DUF4892 domain-containing protein — translation MHSLALLTLACFSPASFAADVPGSRDLERVPRMPDAQIVDYRQTTDLERIYPLGSIRKISGQLRFDGQVDARGNTTSVTYELPPEHSAIQAFTAAREALQKQDAQLLFWCQARDCGESSLWANEVFGNAKLYGADNGQSYLLLRLAPPADNTLIALYGITRGNRKAYLHVEQFEANASLGNLLPTSATLLRQLKDTGVLDLPRLVGEPDETWLRLLSRALNLDTGLRVTVAGPQAEAWRQALIDQGVRAARMEAARGDAAGLHLELLR, via the coding sequence ATTCATTCACTCGCCTTGCTTACGCTGGCCTGCTTCAGCCCGGCATCGTTTGCCGCCGATGTTCCCGGCAGCCGGGACCTGGAGCGGGTGCCCCGCATGCCCGACGCGCAAATTGTCGATTACCGGCAAACCACTGACCTGGAGCGGATTTATCCCCTGGGTTCGATCCGCAAGATCAGCGGCCAGTTGCGCTTCGATGGGCAGGTCGATGCCCGTGGCAACACCACGTCGGTGACTTACGAACTGCCGCCGGAACACTCCGCCATCCAGGCCTTTACCGCTGCCCGCGAAGCCTTGCAGAAGCAGGACGCGCAACTGTTGTTCTGGTGCCAGGCTCGTGATTGCGGCGAAAGCAGCCTGTGGGCCAACGAAGTGTTCGGCAATGCCAAGCTCTATGGTGCCGATAACGGTCAGTCTTATCTGCTGCTGCGCCTGGCGCCGCCCGCGGATAACACACTGATTGCGCTGTATGGCATTACTCGCGGCAATCGTAAGGCTTACCTGCATGTCGAGCAGTTCGAGGCAAACGCCTCGCTGGGGAACCTGCTGCCCACATCGGCCACGCTGTTGCGCCAGCTCAAGGACACCGGCGTGCTGGACTTGCCGCGTCTGGTCGGCGAACCGGACGAAACCTGGTTGCGCCTGCTATCCCGGGCGCTGAACCTGGACACGGGTCTTCGAGTCACTGTCGCCGGACCCCAGGCCGAGGCCTGGCGGCAAGCATTGATCGATCAGGGTGTCCGGGCGGCGCGAATGGAGGCCGCCAGGGGCGATGCGGCGGGCCTGCATCTTGAGCTGCTGCGTTAA
- a CDS encoding alpha/beta hydrolase, with protein sequence MSGVEEVRLSLPHIELAAHLFGPEDGRPVIALHGWLDNANSFARLAPRLEGLRVIALDMAGHGHSGHRPPGAGYALWDYAHDVLQVAEQLGLARFALLGHSMGAIVSLVLAGALPDRVTHLGLIDGVIPPTDKGDNAAERMGMALQAQLDLQQKRKPVYKTLDRAIEARMKGLVAVSREAAELLAQRGLMPVPGGYTWRTDNRLTLPSPLRLTDEQAMAFVARVACPAHLVVAADGMLARHPELLERLPFSHERLPGGHHLHLNDEAGAALVADCFNRFFTVS encoded by the coding sequence ATGAGTGGGGTTGAAGAAGTCCGTCTGAGCCTGCCCCACATTGAACTGGCGGCCCACCTGTTCGGGCCGGAGGATGGCCGGCCGGTCATCGCCTTGCACGGTTGGCTGGACAATGCGAACAGCTTCGCCCGGCTGGCTCCACGGCTTGAGGGCCTGCGGGTCATTGCACTGGACATGGCCGGTCACGGTCACTCCGGGCATCGCCCACCCGGTGCTGGCTATGCCCTGTGGGACTATGCCCATGATGTGCTGCAAGTCGCCGAACAACTGGGCCTGGCGCGTTTCGCCCTGCTGGGGCATTCCATGGGCGCCATCGTCTCGCTGGTGCTCGCCGGAGCCTTGCCCGACCGGGTCACGCACCTGGGGCTGATCGACGGGGTGATCCCTCCCACGGACAAAGGCGACAACGCCGCCGAGCGCATGGGCATGGCCCTGCAGGCGCAGCTGGATTTGCAACAAAAACGAAAACCGGTCTACAAAACCCTCGACCGGGCCATTGAGGCCCGCATGAAAGGCCTGGTGGCGGTCAGTCGCGAAGCCGCCGAATTGCTGGCCCAGCGCGGCCTGATGCCGGTGCCGGGAGGGTACACCTGGCGCACCGACAATCGCCTGACCTTGCCATCGCCGCTTCGCCTGACCGATGAGCAGGCCATGGCCTTCGTGGCGCGGGTCGCTTGCCCCGCGCATCTGGTGGTGGCTGCTGACGGCATGCTTGCCCGACACCCCGAGTTGCTGGAGCGTCTACCCTTCAGTCATGAACGGTTGCCCGGCGGTCATCATTTGCACCTGAACGACGAGGCTGGCGCCGCGCTTGTAGCAGACTGTTTCAATCGGTTCTTCACCGTTTCTTGA